A genomic stretch from Desulfolutivibrio sulfodismutans DSM 3696 includes:
- the fliJ gene encoding flagellar export protein FliJ: MFRFSLQKVLDYRAQLEEQAKMELAKALHIQLIREKAVRDLHEVIAVHAAALEGKTDVTPADLWLWRVYKERLEMDIRMAEEDLRQAAAEVARRRETVVARSTERKLLDKLKSNQAIRHAREESLKEQKQNDEMAVVRHGAGHGA, translated from the coding sequence ATGTTCCGTTTCAGTCTCCAAAAGGTTCTGGACTACCGGGCCCAGCTCGAAGAGCAGGCCAAGATGGAACTGGCCAAGGCCCTGCATATCCAGTTGATCAGGGAAAAGGCCGTGCGCGACCTGCATGAGGTGATCGCCGTCCACGCCGCGGCCCTGGAAGGGAAAACCGACGTCACCCCGGCCGATTTGTGGTTGTGGCGGGTGTACAAGGAACGGCTGGAGATGGACATCCGCATGGCCGAGGAGGATCTGCGGCAGGCCGCCGCAGAGGTGGCCCGGCGCAGGGAGACGGTGGTGGCGCGATCCACGGAGCGCAAGCTTTTAGACAAACTCAAGTCCAATCAGGCCATACGCCACGCCCGTGAAGAAAGCCTCAAGGAGCAGAAGCAAAATGACGAAATGGCAGTCGTCAGACATGGAGCCGGACATGGAGCTTAG
- a CDS encoding glycosyltransferase family 2 protein codes for MLNGKKVVVVMPAYNAAATLERTCSEVPRDIVDEILLVDDCSRDNTVEEARTLGLRCFCHEKNWGYGRNQKTCYSEALKLGADVVIMVHPDYQYTPKIIPAMANLVASGEYDACIASRILGGTALQGGMPLYKYVANRFLTLAQNIMINAKLSEYHTGYRAFSREVLETLPLWENSDDFVFDNQMLAQTVYFGFRIGEVSCPTKYFEEASSINFRRSVTYGLGVLKTSMEFRLQKWGLAKYPYFDKKGRGLLSPTPPYYTDKSPEVVQ; via the coding sequence ATGCTCAACGGAAAAAAAGTGGTGGTGGTCATGCCCGCCTACAACGCGGCCGCCACCCTGGAACGCACCTGCTCCGAAGTCCCCAGGGACATTGTGGACGAGATCCTTTTGGTGGACGACTGCAGCCGCGACAACACCGTCGAAGAGGCCCGGACCCTTGGCCTGCGCTGCTTCTGCCACGAAAAAAACTGGGGCTACGGCCGCAACCAGAAGACCTGCTACAGCGAGGCCTTAAAGCTCGGGGCCGACGTGGTCATCATGGTCCACCCCGACTACCAGTACACCCCGAAGATCATCCCGGCCATGGCCAACCTGGTGGCCAGCGGCGAGTACGACGCCTGCATCGCCTCGCGCATCCTGGGCGGCACGGCGCTTCAGGGCGGCATGCCCCTGTATAAATACGTGGCCAACCGGTTCCTGACTCTGGCCCAGAACATCATGATCAACGCCAAGCTCTCGGAATACCACACCGGATACCGGGCCTTCTCCCGGGAGGTGCTGGAGACCCTGCCCCTGTGGGAGAACTCCGACGACTTCGTCTTCGACAACCAGATGCTGGCTCAGACCGTCTACTTCGGGTTCCGCATCGGCGAGGTGTCGTGTCCCACCAAGTATTTCGAGGAGGCCTCCTCCATCAATTTCCGGCGCAGCGTGACCTACGGCCTGGGCGTGCTCAAGACCTCCATGGAATTCCGGCTCCAGAAATGGGGGCTGGCCAAATATCCCTACTTCGACAAAAAGGGCCGTGGGCTTTTGAGCCCCACCCCGCCCTATTATACGGACAAGTCCCCGGAAGTCGTGCAATAG